In a single window of the Luteolibacter arcticus genome:
- a CDS encoding DUF4276 family protein, protein MKIKLYIEGGGNSQLQDTQFREGWRKFFENAGLKTKMPATFRGGGRDQTFDDYKTAVKNRKPDVLPLLLVDSEDLVAAGETEWDHLKSRDDWERPEKAGGNDAYLMVTCMETWFLADREALKKFFHDCWRDNAVPKWADLESVPKVRVFEALAKATAGCGEKGYAKGKRSFEILKVIDPAEVEAKCPGAKRLLDRLRNP, encoded by the coding sequence GTGAAGATCAAACTCTACATCGAAGGCGGCGGCAACTCGCAGCTCCAAGACACCCAGTTCCGCGAGGGCTGGCGAAAATTTTTCGAGAACGCCGGCTTGAAAACGAAGATGCCGGCAACGTTTCGGGGCGGCGGCAGGGATCAGACTTTCGACGACTACAAAACCGCTGTGAAGAACAGAAAGCCCGACGTTTTGCCCCTGCTCTTGGTCGATAGCGAGGATCTCGTGGCGGCAGGTGAAACCGAGTGGGATCATCTGAAATCCCGAGATGATTGGGAGCGCCCTGAGAAGGCCGGCGGGAATGACGCCTATCTGATGGTGACCTGCATGGAGACATGGTTTCTCGCCGATCGGGAGGCCTTGAAGAAGTTTTTCCACGACTGCTGGCGAGACAATGCGGTCCCGAAATGGGCCGATCTGGAGAGCGTTCCCAAGGTCAGGGTATTCGAGGCCTTGGCAAAGGCAACGGCTGGCTGTGGCGAGAAAGGCTATGCCAAGGGCAAGCGTTCCTTTGAGATTCTCAAGGTGATCGATCCAGCCGAAGTCGAGGCGAAGTGTCCCGGAGCGAAGCGCCTGCTCGACCGGCTCCGCAACCCGTGA
- a CDS encoding site-2 protease family protein yields the protein MTALGLLSLRDLLPAWVLAAWLGIAVLLPLFVLLVASLRRTGKVRAVPKFSPMPPAMLPRELTLHGQPWIGRLGYLGHQVVQILRPEGDDAPDSVIWLMPNSKERTLALLSGTLPPKGGRPGFSLRLMTFLADGRVIVTADHPVTHRTPAHWALIQRPFPTIEEQLQVHRSQVETLAGEVPAVLPFAAEVIERLTAEEQAVNEALLNSGDYRTSGEQEIRPTLFRAPSMVLRDFFMRREGFHASSTNKKDVATVRKDTASGDEELGASGGILKLSLEEEVEQDIRRYRKHADQPAGMGHVFLRLMLLGATLFAFTAAFGRENPALTVGMLLGLILVHEFGHWLMMKIFGYRRMGRFFVPFVGPIDRGQKLNAPAWQQLLVILAGPLPGLVAGLAVLIAAFFLPGLPMWLRDLSGLAIALNAFHLLPFLPLDGGKVVDLLIFRDLPYLRPLFTIASAAATLVASIPLKSRALRIIGIGMFTGLAWDIRMIKVARGGRRLDWAGTVDDEHEALQRIFRGVREEENEAFLRSSGWERQIDVLLSEVLRKRPKFVTRIFGGAVYWWASMLPVAIIAGLFMMKFVGSTGQLNALAKNVVEFREGYPAEERPLTEAQYDAVTGLVAITREATNGSKKSPQEMVALLNPDVITGLDKLDWTAAGIALHGGEVDPTTLAVWLETLCGKLEAAVRKGDHTEALRRVELLLHGINAMEPASLLAEREPLWDAQIRSLAAVEQLAASGKLDAATIQRLEARVNALNKAPRPEVESLLLVDGWGRRQAEAAFVAPKPADGPEPSFDARFWRLANPQSLRFFDNIKAFADSTPATVALGRHWKKTGRVGELPPELEAGTEVHPAPGEAEFIADFCEKHRRISWRRMTTICALRMETYRLKNGKLPDRWKHSIPGGAELSLVESAGPCLQLKDKRAAIMPLVPKWLGPLEITTDADYLCPLN from the coding sequence ATGACGGCGCTTGGCCTCTTGTCTCTTCGCGACCTGCTGCCGGCCTGGGTGCTGGCAGCGTGGCTCGGCATCGCCGTGCTTTTGCCCCTCTTCGTGCTGCTGGTGGCGAGCTTGCGGCGGACGGGAAAGGTCCGGGCCGTTCCAAAATTTTCGCCGATGCCTCCGGCGATGTTGCCGCGGGAGTTGACCCTCCATGGCCAGCCGTGGATCGGGCGGCTGGGATATCTGGGCCATCAGGTGGTCCAAATCTTGCGCCCGGAGGGGGACGATGCCCCGGACTCCGTCATCTGGCTGATGCCGAATTCGAAGGAGCGAACGCTCGCGCTGCTCAGCGGCACGCTGCCGCCGAAGGGAGGACGGCCGGGCTTCTCGCTGCGGCTGATGACCTTCCTCGCCGATGGGCGGGTGATCGTGACCGCCGACCACCCGGTGACCCACCGCACACCGGCGCATTGGGCTCTGATCCAGCGGCCGTTTCCGACGATCGAGGAACAGCTTCAGGTCCATCGCTCGCAGGTCGAAACCCTAGCGGGCGAGGTCCCCGCGGTCTTGCCATTCGCCGCGGAAGTCATCGAGCGGCTCACTGCCGAGGAACAGGCCGTGAACGAGGCGCTGCTGAACTCCGGTGACTATCGTACTTCCGGCGAGCAAGAGATCCGCCCCACCCTCTTCCGCGCGCCCTCGATGGTGCTGCGTGACTTCTTCATGCGGAGGGAAGGCTTTCACGCCAGCTCGACGAACAAGAAGGATGTGGCCACCGTCCGCAAGGACACGGCGTCAGGCGACGAGGAACTCGGGGCCAGCGGCGGCATCCTCAAGCTCTCCCTAGAGGAGGAGGTGGAGCAGGACATCCGCCGCTATCGCAAGCACGCCGACCAACCCGCCGGGATGGGGCATGTCTTTCTCCGGCTGATGCTGCTCGGCGCCACCTTATTCGCCTTCACCGCCGCCTTCGGTCGTGAGAATCCGGCTCTAACAGTGGGCATGCTGCTCGGGCTGATCCTCGTGCACGAATTCGGCCACTGGCTGATGATGAAGATTTTCGGCTACCGCCGCATGGGCCGCTTCTTCGTGCCCTTCGTGGGGCCGATCGACCGCGGACAGAAGCTCAACGCCCCCGCGTGGCAACAGCTCCTCGTGATCCTCGCCGGCCCGCTGCCCGGCCTCGTCGCAGGGCTGGCCGTCTTGATCGCCGCCTTCTTCCTGCCGGGCCTGCCGATGTGGTTGCGGGACCTGAGCGGTCTGGCGATTGCGCTGAATGCCTTTCACCTCTTGCCCTTCCTGCCACTCGATGGCGGGAAGGTGGTCGATCTGCTGATCTTCCGCGATCTCCCGTATCTCCGTCCCCTCTTCACCATCGCCTCCGCAGCGGCGACGCTGGTCGCCAGTATCCCGCTGAAGTCGCGCGCCTTGCGCATCATCGGAATCGGCATGTTCACCGGCTTAGCGTGGGATATCCGAATGATCAAGGTAGCCCGCGGCGGCCGCCGTCTCGACTGGGCGGGTACGGTGGATGACGAGCACGAGGCACTGCAACGGATCTTCCGCGGCGTGCGTGAGGAGGAAAACGAGGCCTTCCTGCGCAGCAGCGGCTGGGAACGCCAGATCGACGTGCTCTTGTCCGAGGTCCTCCGCAAGCGGCCCAAGTTTGTCACGCGGATCTTCGGCGGTGCGGTCTATTGGTGGGCCAGCATGCTGCCGGTGGCGATCATCGCGGGACTGTTCATGATGAAGTTCGTGGGCAGCACCGGCCAACTGAATGCCCTGGCAAAGAACGTGGTCGAGTTCCGCGAAGGATATCCCGCCGAAGAGCGCCCCCTCACCGAGGCGCAATACGACGCAGTGACCGGCTTGGTAGCCATCACCCGCGAGGCGACGAATGGCTCGAAGAAGAGCCCGCAGGAAATGGTCGCCCTCTTGAATCCCGACGTCATCACCGGCCTCGACAAGCTCGATTGGACCGCCGCGGGAATCGCCCTCCATGGCGGTGAAGTGGATCCCACCACCCTGGCCGTCTGGCTGGAGACCCTGTGCGGCAAGCTGGAAGCCGCCGTGCGGAAAGGCGACCACACCGAGGCCCTGCGCCGCGTGGAACTGCTGCTCCATGGCATCAACGCGATGGAGCCCGCCAGCCTGCTCGCCGAGCGCGAGCCGCTGTGGGATGCGCAGATCCGGAGCCTGGCCGCCGTCGAGCAACTCGCTGCCTCGGGCAAGCTCGATGCCGCCACCATCCAGCGGCTGGAAGCCCGCGTGAACGCTCTCAACAAGGCCCCGCGCCCGGAGGTGGAAAGCCTGCTGCTGGTCGATGGCTGGGGACGCCGGCAGGCAGAGGCGGCATTCGTCGCTCCGAAGCCAGCCGATGGACCGGAGCCGAGCTTCGATGCCCGCTTCTGGCGGCTCGCCAATCCGCAATCGCTGCGGTTTTTCGACAACATCAAGGCCTTCGCGGATTCGACGCCGGCCACCGTGGCGCTCGGACGCCACTGGAAGAAGACCGGCAGGGTCGGCGAACTCCCGCCCGAACTGGAAGCCGGCACCGAGGTCCACCCTGCGCCGGGTGAGGCCGAGTTCATCGCCGACTTCTGCGAGAAGCATCGCCGGATCTCATGGCGGCGCATGACCACGATCTGCGCCCTGCGAATGGAGACCTACCGCCTCAAGAATGGGAAACTGCCCGACCGATGGAAGCATTCCATACCGGGTGGCGCGGAGTTATCGCTGGTGGAATCCGCCGGCCCGTGCCTGCAGCTCAAGGACAAGCGCGCTGCCATCATGCCGTTGGTGCCGAAGTGGCTGGGCCCGCTGGAAATCACCACCGATGCCGATTACCTCTGCCCGCTGAATTGA